In Sulfurimonas hongkongensis, a single genomic region encodes these proteins:
- the flhF gene encoding flagellar biosynthesis protein FlhF, with protein sequence MKILTFTGRSPSEALKKAKLEIGNDGMLIETREIQKKALGREPLYEIVIGIEEDDIHPTYPKKPTKPLNQQRPIKEESQDVLYDISSAAAQISEIANVRDPLYEYSPQKISPNSYEPKELKEIKSEINKLGDKVKLIQNMFWDEKAPTLQSQIPPEFAEIYRLASQSGMDRDHLDAIMQMTLEHMPSKMKENSSTVKRYFQTLLRKMIPIRRESLPTVGTKKVIMLVGPTGAGKTTSIAKLAARYSYLMQKKYKVGLVVLDTYRIGAVEQLMQYARMMKLGIETVVDPPEFSTALNSLRYCDYILIDTMGSSPYDKGKISKIYECLEANDTEYSIDVVLVMPSSIKYDDLKVTYENFSSLNIDTVMFTKLDETRGFGNIFSLAYETKSPISYFSVGQEVPEDLVCASSDFLVECLLNGFNRSKA encoded by the coding sequence ATGAAAATACTTACATTTACAGGTCGCTCTCCATCAGAGGCTCTAAAAAAAGCAAAGTTAGAGATTGGCAATGATGGAATGCTAATAGAGACGCGTGAAATACAGAAAAAGGCACTAGGTAGAGAGCCTCTTTATGAGATAGTAATAGGTATTGAGGAAGATGATATACATCCCACTTATCCTAAAAAACCGACTAAACCTCTAAATCAGCAAAGACCTATAAAAGAAGAGAGTCAAGATGTTCTTTATGATATCTCAAGTGCAGCAGCTCAGATATCTGAAATTGCAAATGTGCGAGATCCTCTGTATGAGTATTCGCCTCAAAAAATATCGCCAAACTCTTATGAGCCAAAAGAGTTAAAAGAGATAAAGAGCGAGATAAATAAACTAGGCGATAAAGTAAAGCTTATTCAAAATATGTTTTGGGATGAAAAAGCACCAACTCTGCAAAGCCAAATCCCTCCAGAGTTTGCCGAGATATATAGACTCGCATCTCAAAGTGGAATGGATAGAGACCATCTAGATGCCATCATGCAGATGACGCTAGAACATATGCCATCAAAGATGAAAGAGAACTCCTCGACGGTAAAGAGATACTTCCAAACTTTACTAAGAAAAATGATACCAATTAGGCGTGAATCTCTTCCAACTGTAGGTACAAAAAAAGTCATTATGCTAGTAGGTCCAACAGGAGCTGGAAAAACAACTTCTATAGCAAAACTAGCGGCTCGTTACTCTTACTTGATGCAAAAAAAATATAAAGTGGGGTTAGTTGTTTTAGATACTTACCGTATCGGTGCGGTTGAGCAGTTGATGCAGTATGCAAGAATGATGAAGCTAGGCATTGAGACTGTAGTTGATCCTCCAGAGTTTTCAACTGCCTTAAACTCCCTAAGGTATTGTGACTATATTCTTATAGATACGATGGGCTCTAGTCCTTATGATAAAGGCAAAATCTCTAAGATTTATGAGTGTCTTGAAGCCAACGATACAGAATATAGCATAGATGTGGTTCTTGTGATGCCAAGTTCCATCAAGTATGATGACCTTAAAGTTACTTATGAAAATTTCTCTAGCTTAAATATAGATACAGTGATGTTTACAAAACTTGATGAGACTAGAGGATTTGGTAATATTTTCTCACTTGCTTATGAGACAAAGAGCCCTATTAGCTATTTCTCAGTTGGACAAGAAGTTCCAGAAGATTTAGTTTGTGCTAGTAGTGACTTTTTAGTCGAGTGTCTCTTAAACGGTTTTAACAGGAGTAAAGCATGA